The following nucleotide sequence is from bacterium.
CGTCGTTATTGAAGGTGGAAGGCTTTTAGAGTAGTTACGAAGATAGAGGGGAGATAATACCGTGAAAATCAGTCGAGATGAAGTAGAGCATTTAGCCAATCTGGCCAGACTTGAACTTACCGAGGAAGAGATTGAGAAATTCAGTCATCAATTGACCGATATCCTGGGTTATGTGGAGAAGATCAATGAATTAAATACCGAGGCAGTGGCGCCTACGGCCCACGCTATGCCCCTGAAGAATGTCCTGCGCCAGGATGAGGTCAAACCTTCCCTCCCTACCGAAGCAGTCCTGGCTAATGCGCCCGATGCCGGAGAAGAATACTTTAAGGTGCCCAAGGTAATTAGGGATTAAGGGGCGATGAACTAGTGCTCTGTGACACCTGAAATTATGGGTAAAGTCTCTTTACCCCTCACCCTAACCCTCTCCCCGGCGGGGAGAGGGAACTTCCGCTCTTCTTCTCCCCTGGGGGAGAGGACTGAGGTGAGGGGGAGGTGAGGGGGAGGTGAGGGGGAGGTGAGGGGGATTGCTTCTGGAGGAGACGAACCCATCAAATCAAATGTCACAGACCACCAGGCCGATTAATGTATGATTTAATTATCAAAGACGGTTTAATAGTGGATGGATCAGGCCGCCCCCCTTTTTTAGCTGATCTGGGGACCAAAGGGGAACGGATTTATTCTGTTGGCGGCCTGGAAGGAGCCGCCGCCAAGCGTGTTATCACCGCGGGTGGGTTGGTGGTCTCGCCTGGTTTTATTGATGTTCACGGCCATTCTGATCTTACCCTCCTGGTTGACCGCCGCGCCCCCAGTAAGATTCGCCAGGGAATAACCACAGAAGTCGGAGGCAACTGCGGGTTTTCCGGCGCCCCGGCCCTCAGCCAGGCCCAAAAAAAACTTGAATCCCGAAAAATAACCTATGGCCTTACCTCTTCCTGGTCATATCTGGAAGAAT
It contains:
- the gatC gene encoding Asp-tRNA(Asn)/Glu-tRNA(Gln) amidotransferase subunit GatC, which produces MKISRDEVEHLANLARLELTEEEIEKFSHQLTDILGYVEKINELNTEAVAPTAHAMPLKNVLRQDEVKPSLPTEAVLANAPDAGEEYFKVPKVIRD